One window from the genome of Nicotiana tomentosiformis chromosome 5, ASM39032v3, whole genome shotgun sequence encodes:
- the LOC104104969 gene encoding uncharacterized protein, whose product MDFISESVALVFDNSLLWNFRYSMFVEMLAIGMGDRAGAFADQVFDGNFQKNNHECIFLFANKESILISLSYHDCRISTETEGLSRNAAFLQSILNLQYGHQFSMYHCRCLDTGQTPSLVTLSGAVQSWLKCLDNEPATVGVFVAALASAVEATQSNLMDQMLDEMPPYCSKLFDLGPSAATVILAAMGIPETT is encoded by the exons ATGGACTTTATATCTGAAAGTGTAGCACTGGTGTTTGATAATAGTCTTCTATGGAATTTTCGCTATAGTATGTTTGTTGAGATGTTGGCAATTGGGATGGGAGATCGAGCAGGGGCTTTTGCAGACCAAGTGTTTGatggaaattttcaaaaaaacaaCCATGAGTGTATTTTCCTGTTTGCAAACAAGGAGTCGATTTTAATTTCTCTTAGTTACCACGATTGTCGAATATCTACTGAGACAGAGGGATTGAGTAGAAATGCAGCTTTCCTTCAAAGCATCTTAAACCTTCAATATGGACATCAATTTTCCATGTACCATTGTCGTTGTCTTGATACTGGACAAACACCATCTCTAGTGACACTGTCTGGAGCTGTTCAAAGTTGGCTCAAATGTCTTGATAATGAACCAGCAACTGTAGGGGTCTTTGTTGCTGCACTTGCATCAGCTGTAGAAGCTACACAGTCAAACCTTATGGACCAGATGCTTGACGAAATGCCTCCTTACTGCTCTAAGTTGTTCGATCTTGGGCCATCAGCTGCAACTGTCATTCTCGCGGCAATG GGGATTCCTGAAACAACATAA